The segment ATCAGATTCAGAAGTATTAGTTGTTATCGGGATCGGCGGTTCTTACCTAGGTGCCCGCGCAGCTATCGAATTTTTGAATCACACATTCTTCAACTTGTTGGATAAAGGCCAACGCAAAGCACCTCAAGTGTTCTTTGCCGGAAACTCAATCTCTTCTACTTATTTAGCTGATCTGATCGAAGTGATCGGTGACCGTGACTTCTCAGTCAACGTGATCTCTAAATCTGGTACAACTACTGAACCAGCGATCGCATTCCGTGTCTTCAAAGAATTATTGATCAAGAAATACGGAAAAGAAGAAGCAAACAAACGGATCTACGCAACAACAGATAAAGAAAAAGGTGCCGTAAAAGTCGAAGCTGACGCTGAAGGCTGGGAAACATTCGTGATTCCTGATGATGTTGGCGGACGTTTCACTGTATTGACACCAGTTGGTTTATTACCAATCGCTGTCAGCGGCGCGGATATCGACGCATTGATGCAAGGTGCTGCTGATGCCCGTGAAGCTTATTCAAATCCTGATTTGAAAGAAAATGAAGCATACCAATACGCTGCTTTGCGCAACATTTTGCACCGTAAAGGCAAAGCTATCGAAATCTTAGTCAACTATGAACCAGGAATGCAATACTTCTCTGAATGGTGGAAACAATTATACGGCGAATCAGAAGGAAAAGACCAAAAAGGAATCTATCCTTCAAGCGCGAACTTCTCAACTGACTTGCACTCTGTCGGACAAACTATCCAAGACGGTTCCCGCAATGTCTTTGAAACAGTTGTGAAAGTCGAAAACGCTCGTAAAGCAGTTGCGATCCCAGTTCAAGATGAAGATCTGGACGGTTTAGGCTACTTGGAAGGCAAAGATATTGATTTCGTCAATACAAAAGCTTTCGAAGGAACATTATTAGCTCATACCGACGGAAACGTACCAAACCTATTAGTAAAAATCCCAACAATGGATGCTTACACATTAGGACATTTGGTATACTTCTTTGAAATCGCAGTAGGTATCTCAGGTTACTTGAATGGCGTAAATCCATTTGACCAACCTGGTGTAGAAGCTTACAAGAAAAACATGTTCGCACTTCTAGGCAAACCAGGCTTTGAAGATCTTGCGAAAGAATTGAACGAACGTCTATAATTCAACATTTCTAAGATCAAAAATTCTTGTGGTACCAAACCTGCTTAATTGGTGGCACTACATGAGCCTAAATAGACAAAAAGACGACCTGATTCAGGTCGTCTTTTTGTAATTAAAAATATAATGGTCCTAATTCACTGGTGATATTTCTGAAAATAGCTATTAATACGAAAATATAGAGGATCAGAACCGCTATACCGATAATAAATCCGATCAAACCAGCGCGATCCCAAGTCTTTTGAACGGCAAGAAAGGTATCTACATCTTGATAGTCGCCTTTTTTCCACGCCCATTCATTTCCCTTGAAGCCGCACACGAAGACCCAAACAAGATTGAACAAGGGGATCAAACACAATAAGGGCAAATAGGTCTTGTTTCCAAAACCCCAAGTGATATTGAACATAAACGCGTCCCAGTTCCATTTTTTGATTTCCCAAGGGATATCTCTGATTTCTTCCATTTAAACCAATCCTTCACATTTTTTTTACTCAAAAATCATTATGCTGATCCGCCCGTCCATCTGTTAAATAAGCAAGCTGATTTATTTCAACACAGCGATTGCGAGAGCTTTTTGGACATCATTGATATGTTTATCTTTTCTGAATTGCAATGCTTCGGCCGGCTCGACAGCGCTGGAGATCCAAATTTTCAACTCGGCATCTAAATCAAAATGACCAGAAGTTTCTACATTGAAACGGGAGATGCTTTTGTAAGGATAT is part of the Enterococcus mediterraneensis genome and harbors:
- a CDS encoding glucose-6-phosphate isomerase; this encodes MSHIKFDYSKVAPFVRDHELDYMQTQVTAADKALREGTGPGNDFTGWIDLPKDYDKEEFARIKKAAEKIQSDSEVLVVIGIGGSYLGARAAIEFLNHTFFNLLDKGQRKAPQVFFAGNSISSTYLADLIEVIGDRDFSVNVISKSGTTTEPAIAFRVFKELLIKKYGKEEANKRIYATTDKEKGAVKVEADAEGWETFVIPDDVGGRFTVLTPVGLLPIAVSGADIDALMQGAADAREAYSNPDLKENEAYQYAALRNILHRKGKAIEILVNYEPGMQYFSEWWKQLYGESEGKDQKGIYPSSANFSTDLHSVGQTIQDGSRNVFETVVKVENARKAVAIPVQDEDLDGLGYLEGKDIDFVNTKAFEGTLLAHTDGNVPNLLVKIPTMDAYTLGHLVYFFEIAVGISGYLNGVNPFDQPGVEAYKKNMFALLGKPGFEDLAKELNERL
- a CDS encoding ribonuclease G is translated as MEEIRDIPWEIKKWNWDAFMFNITWGFGNKTYLPLLCLIPLFNLVWVFVCGFKGNEWAWKKGDYQDVDTFLAVQKTWDRAGLIGFIIGIAVLILYIFVLIAIFRNITSELGPLYF